Proteins co-encoded in one Strix uralensis isolate ZFMK-TIS-50842 chromosome 2, bStrUra1, whole genome shotgun sequence genomic window:
- the PAK1 gene encoding serine/threonine-protein kinase PAK 1, which produces MSNNGVETEDKPPAPPMRNTSTMIGSGSKDAGTLNHGSKPLPPNPEEKKRKDRFYRSILPGDKTNKKKEKERPEISLPSDFEHTIHVGFDAVTGEFTGMPEQWARLLQTSNITKSEQKKNPQAVLDVLEFYNSKKTSNSQKYMSFTDKSAEDYNSSNTLNVKAVSETPAVPSMSEDEDDEDDAAPPPVIAPRPEHTKSIYTRSVIDPIPPPTRDVATSPISSPSENSTTVPDMLVTNTEKQKKKPKMSDEEILEKIKSIVSVGDPKKKYTCFEKIGQGASGTVYTAMDVATGQEVAIKQMNLQQQPKKELIINEILVMRENKNPNIVNYLDSYLVGEELWVVMEYLAGGSLTDVVTETCMDEGQIAAVCRECLQALEFLHSNQVIHRDIKSDNILLGMDGSVKLTDFGFCAQITPEQSKRSTMVGTPYWMAPEVVTRKAYGPKVDIWSLGIMAIEMIEGEPPYLNENPLRALYLIATNGTPELQNPEKLSPIFRDFLNRCLEMDVEKRGSAKELLQHQFLKIAKPLSSLTPLIAAAKEAAKNNH; this is translated from the exons ATGTCTAACAATGGAGTTGAAACAGAAGACAAACCGCCTGCTCCTCCAATGAGAAATACCAGCACTATGATTGGATCGGGAAGCAAAGATGCTGGGACTTTAAACCATGGCTCAAAACCTTTGCCTCCCAACccggaagaaaagaaaaggaaggaccGATTTTATCGATCTATTTTACCAGGAGATAAAA CCAataaaaagaaggagaaagagcgGCCAGAGATCTCCCTCCCTTCAGACTTCGAACACACAATTCATGTGGGGTTTGATGCAGTCACAGGAGAATTCACA GGAATGCCGGAACAGTGGGCGCGTTTACTGCAGACTTCCAACATCACCAAGTCGGAGCAGAAGAAGAACCCCCAGGCAGTGCTGGACGTGTTGGAGTTTTACAACTCCAAGAAGACCTCAAACAGCCAGAAGTACATGAGTTTCACAG ATAAATCAGCAGAGGATTACAATTCATCAAATACATTG AATGTGAAGGCTGTCTCTGAGACTCCCGCAGTGCCCTCCATGtctgaagatgaagatgatgaagatgatgcAGCTCCACCTCCCGTGATAGCTCCGCGACCTGAACACACAAAATCT ATATATACCCGCTCTGTGATAGACCCCATTCCTCCTCCTACCAGAGATGTGGCGACCTCTCCTATTTCTTCTCCCTCGGAAAACAGCACAACAGTGCCTGACATGCTGGTCACGAACAcggagaaacaaaagaaaaagccaaagatGTCAGATGAAGAGATCTTGGAAAAAATaa aaagtaTTGTGAGTGTGGGCGATCCAAAAAAGAAGTACACGTGTTTTGAGAAGATCGGACAAGG AGCGTCAGGTACAGTTTACACGGCAATGGATGTAGCTACAGGACAGGAG GTTGCAATCAAACAGATGAATTTGCAGCAGCAGCCCAAAAAAGAACTGATTATTAATGAAATCCTTGTGATgagggaaaacaaaaaccccaataTTGTCAACTACTTGGACAG TTACCTTGTAGGAGAAGAGCTCTGGGTGGTCATGGAGTACTTGGCGGGAGGCTCCCTGACAGATGTTGTGACAGAGACCTGCATGGACGAAGGGCAGATCGCAGCTGTGTGCCGAGAG tgtctcCAAGCTCTGGAATTCCTCCATTCAAACCAAGTTATTCACAGAGACATCAAGAGTGACAACATCCTGCTGGGAATGGATGGCTCTGTCAAACTAA CTGACTTCGGCTTCTGTGCCCAGATCACTCCTGAGCAGAGCAAACGCAGCACCATGGTGGGGACCCCATACTGGATGGCACCTGAAGTGGTGACGCGGAAAGCATACGGGCCCAAAGTGGATATCTGGTCGCTGGGGATCATGGCCATCGAGATGATCGAAGGAGAACCCCCCTACCTCAATGAGAACCCCCTGAGA GCCCTCTATCTTATTGCCACTAATGGgactccagaactgcagaatCCAGAAAAGCTTTCACCCATATTCCGAGACTTCTTAAATCGCTGTCTTGAAATGGACGTGGAAAAGAGAGGTTCTGCAAAAGAGCTGCTGCAG